The genomic region ttcgttatccatgcgctcatgttattgcagcttgtcagaaactccgtctggatccgctgagttatgtggacgaagcgtacaaattagaaaacatgtataaggtatggagacacgttttcccaccggttccagatgaacgtaagtggccacCCGTATCttttgctccttttaagctgttaccggatagagaattgcgtcgcacgccgaagggtcgaccttgctccactagaatacggaacaatatggatatccgtaAGCGaaccagtcaacagaagttgtgcggatggtgtaggaacccaggccatacaagtcgatcatgccctaatcgcaatagttgaatgtaattgtagaaaaaattatatttttattcaattattaattgataattgtgataattgttagtaaaattatcaaattactttaatttcttaattgttagtaccagtcaaaacattttaccaaattaggtaaaattatgttatggtttttaactaaattatgttatggttttaaataaattaggttagggtttttatttaaattaggttaaggttagggttttaattaaattagggtagggttagggttttaattagattaggttaaggttagggtttttaattagattaggttaaggttagggtttttaattaaattaggttaaggttaggtttttaattaaattaggttaaggttagggttttaaattaaattagggtaggGTTAGggtctttaattaaattaggttaaggttaaggtttttaattaaattaggttaagattagggttttaattaaattagggtagggttagggtttttaattaaattaggttaaagttagggtttttaattaaattagggtagggttagggtttttaattaaattgggttaaggttagggtttttaattaaattagggtagggttagggtttttaattaaattaggttaaggttggggtttttaattaaattaggttaaggttagggtttttaattaaattagggtagggttagggtttttaattaaattacgttaaggttagggtttttaattaaattagggtagggttagggtttttaattaaattaggttaaggttagggtttaaAGGCCCGCACCTTCCCCTTCTGAGACGTAATTGTCgttgcctctcctctggcgtaagtaaatacggcttcccatggatcctaaaccatgacatGTATTCTAGATCGTACGCTAACTCCGGAATGATGATTtcttcccgagtaggtagatattcatgccgattttcccacatttccgtGTACTCTGACCAGTATCTAggccaatccgtacctaatagccgaaggtcgattttgtggtcatcgtcaaacacctcagggtccgtaggaatcggttgtctacatccaaactgtcgtaggacTCTGTCTGTCTTgtggggctccacggttgcatagttgatcaacaccactttcgcgtgccaagcgttcggattttgtaaaaactcttccgggattacgGCCCGGAttgtcggatcctcgtatggtgtccattgaaactacatgaacatgatagaaatatcagttacatacataatactaaatactaaatactataTAACGGTcccactagcgaatgtatggaaatatctatttgcaataatacttacttctgcttccgaccgttgctccaatagaagccgcatatcttcaagttcagacggtaatccacgataacttgccggatggttccacctaattaaataattttttagcatacttttattcttacaaaatctacataacaattccaaaatgtaatataaaatttacctcgttacgagtgggaatgtatgtgggtggttcactcgaggacatagaaatggaaagcgaaaccgtgcccatgattgcaaTAGTGACAGACAACCTCCAatgtttgctctcctcggtcgcgtcgccccgcacatctcccgatataatgttgccaagacggcagacccccaactaaattcaccggctcctctaaaatcaacgagttttagcagccaccttagatgtacacggctccgtgacgtgtcgggcatcagataacctccaatgatttgaagaatgtatgatcgagcatatcggattctttcaatttcgattgaatttgcattcggatcggggaaggtggcacgtaacTAGCCCATCTCCACattacctccatccattttatcctAACAGTACCAAAAGCTCagagcacaccgcctcccaattgctagattgggcggACCCGTGATCGGGTGCCCGCCCACCaagcaatcccaattgcagatggacatcttctagagtgatagtgcactcaccacatggaagatgaaatgtgtgcgtctcgggtctccacctctcgatcaacgcactgatcagttttggctccaacttgcatccccggcctaccgtcgccacgtgccaaaaacccacttcccgcaggtagttctctactaacggtaatggaggaccatgcatattccaGATAGTGCATTTCAATACCCGAtcttcagacttttataacaaataataaattaataattttctaaaaatacataaataaaaatatcttaaataatatttaaaatttaaatttaatacttaccattttcatttgctccaccgatacgtaattcctatcaagacgaatcaatgatccggccattgatgaaaatataaaaaaaatttaaaattatttttaaaaaatataaaaaaaattttgaaattatttaaaaaaatgaaattgagggaaattgaaatttaatatggatttgagagattttggaatgaaattgagaggattttgaaaggaaattgagagtttaagagaattttggaaggaaattgagaggattttggaaggaaattgagataggatttgtttgtgaaaaataaaatgggtggGGGGgggtttatagtttttttatttttgacagTTGGgagggggcaacggtcaaaaattGGACCGTTAAGTACTGTTCACGCTGGGACATCAGCGTCCACGTCGTAGCGACTGgcgacgtggaaggaaatcgcgccCTCAAGGACGCGGACGCGATTTCTCGGAAAATAGACCATTCcggtaaaaaataaaaaaattagtccatttcggtaaattttgaaaaaaacggCTTTTTTAGGTAAATTGCCCGAAAATGAAGACCAATTTTCCGAAGAATTTCATATCTTGATTACGGCTACTAGagtttgaaaattcaaattagCACGTCTTGTTTTCCTCAGAGACTGCAGCTAACACATGCTATAATTGCATATTGATGAAGAAAGCATACATCACAGACCGACCGACAATACAATTTATTACAGGTACTTTAATTTtgggtaatttttattttccctattGAAGAAAATATTGTTCAAAGCTTAAAATAGAGGACTTGTTGATTTATCCAAAAAGTGCTGCAAATCCCATCTTCCATGACTGATTGCTGAGATTATACCCTCCATCGACAGGCACGTTAACACCACTGATAAATTTAGCCTCATCGCTTGCCAAATACAGTGCTGCATGTGCAAAATCTTCAGGTTCCAATACGGTGCCTTTCAACACAGCTGAAGCCGCAATCATCTCCTCTCCCTTCTTCTTATCGAGCAACCCCAGTGTTGTTTGGAACAATGGGGTCACAGTTGCGTGAGGTGAAATGCAATTAACTCTAATTCCATGCTCACCTAACTCCACGGCCAAGCTCTTCGTCAACCCTACGACGCCATGCTTCGATGCCTTGTATGCATGGGGCAGACCGATGCTGATTTTTGAAGAAATACTCGACGAGAAGAGAATGCAACCTTTCTTGGCCGGAACCATGACCTTGGCTGCATACTTGGCTCCCAAGAATCCACCCAAGACATTGATATCGAACACTCTCTTGAAGTTGTCAGTGCTGGCGTCTGTCACTCTGACTTCACCATCACCAATAAGGCCTGCATTGTTGAACATGATATCGAGTTTTCCATACTTGGAGACCGCTAAGTTTACGGCATTTTCGACATCAGATTCGCATGTTACATCACAATGGACATAGCTGAAGTTTTCAGTTCCAAGCTCTTTGCAAAGGGAGTGGCCCAATTCGTCTTGAATATCAGCAATCAGAACCTTGGCTCCATGTTTGAGAAATACCCTGGCTGAACACTCTCCTAAACCACTGGCACCACCAGTTATCAGTGCCACCTTACCATCTAGCCTGTATCAAACAAAGTagaaaaaaagtttatatacTAAAATTCAGAACCAAACCTATAAGATATCATATGTTAAGGGACTAATTACATGAACTCAATTAAACTTGAATCCTCCTTATCAACATTGACAGGATGTAAAATCAACTCGACTAGCGGAATTGAAATATCTAAATCCAATATAGTGAAATAAGAATTTATGGAATGCAAGGATTTAGTTACCTCTTGGTTACTAAAGACTCGGAACCCATTGTAGTTTGTGAAGAAAATAGACCCTCgcctttgctttttcttttgattgcaATGCTTGGGATGCTGTGGTTTCACGTCCTGTTATTCTGCTCTTTATAACTTCAGGGATTGTTCTGAAAGATCAAAAATGGCGTCGTCCACGTTTGTAtgctttcattttaaaaataatatatttactataaacaataatattgcGTCCAAAAATTGAACTCCTCCACGTTTACTACTTTCTAGTCTactggaaaaaatatttttccattatttttgcTTTGACTTAGAATATGTCGGGACTTGTCAGTATGGGcgtaacattttataatatattttactacATGTGtgtagaatttaaaatatttcattgtatttttatttttagaattttaatttatttactttttcaaaatttaaagtttagaaTCAATCGTTAAcagtgttaatttttttgttaaatttaagtttattagaacgtaattatttttacttgattgaagagaagaggttgaaagctatccgtcatggtcagatgtatctaaaacgaatgatgcgagcttatgaCAAAAAGGTTCGCtctagagaattccatgagggggacctggtattgaaaaagatccttcccatacaaaagaACTTCAGAGGAAAGTGGATGCAAAGCTGGGAAAgaccttatgtggtaaagaaGGCGTTTTCTGGAGGAGTGTTGATTTTGACCAAGATGGATGGCAAAAACCTGCCTGACCCTGTGAATTcggattcagtcaagaaatacttcacctaaaaaaaaagggagaggccaaggcgaaaactcGCAACAGGGCGTATTGTGAGACCAAAGggattttgagttgaaaacctagGAAATGGCAACTCAAATTTAAATCGAAGATTGAACATGTGGTAGTCGCATCCTCTCAGAAGAAGAAACGTTACATCTTGAGGCATCAACAAAGTACTCTAGAttttctaaacacatatcaagctCAAAATGGTACTCGAGAAGTTTGTGCGGAGAAGCTTATGCTATGATATGTCGGgcacctattttcattttactcattttgtaTTTCAGCAACGTTTGCTATTTTGATTTATCTATTCATTTCGAGCATTGCTCCCAATAAATTTCGATCTTGTCCATTGTTACAAcatttttcaagcatttttacATTGAAATAACAATTAATGGACTAAAAATGTTCAAGTAAAAGGATTTCTTCCTATTGCTCTAAAAGGTTTTCTAAATAGTGTAAGGACCTGAAACATGACCAATAGTCAAAACTAACCAAATCTAAGGGTTGGAAATATTTGAGAACGAATAGTTTGAATTGTGTTTATTTCTTCGAATTTCCTGTCAAAGATGCCAAATTTGAACAAGAAAGCAGGGTAACACGtcagtgatagaaccttgacGAACAACGACCCATGTCAACTTAAGCATTAAAAAGGGaatcatgacattctgcatgcacgcaaatatcattcatatacatctagttaggagcatttgattcattctggtcataacatcctaatcgcTTGGCATAAAAAGGctcatgaaatggattctacaggtcatgtttcCCAAAGAACAGTGtaacagatcagtgaaaccacaaatcctatacccctaaagttgcagtgggtcAGATTGAAATCACCAcaataaatcttatctccctaaagttgcagtggagcagatctAAGCTACAAATCCTGCacccctgaaattgcagtgggtGGGATCTACcatagtgaatcttatctcccagaagttgcagtggagcagattgaagctaaaaatcctatacccctaaagttgcagtaggtcaGATTAGATCTACcatagtgaatcttatctccctgaagttgcagtgggtcaGATTGAATCTAccatagcgaatcttatctctctgaagttgcagtggagcaagatgaagctacaaattccatacccctaaagttgcagtggattgattaaaactacagtggcaaatcttatctccctaaagttgcaatggagAAGATGAAGCTACAATTCCTATATCCCTAAAGTTGTAGggtcggattaaatctaccatataAAGCAGATTAAAGTTACAAACCTTATCTCTCTAGAGTTGCAGTGGGTCGAATTAAATCTACCATAGCGAGTCtgatttccctgaagttgcagtggagcagattaaagctacgaatctcatctccctgaagttgcagcggagtagattgaaattacccttgaagttgtagtgggctaaaatgaagctacttgaaaaAGAGGAGCACCAAAGAAGTCTTTTctctattcccgttacacgacaacgagcaaaaaGGGGCAGCTGTAAAGGCCCAATTTTGTCCGACCcgaaaccaaaaataaataaacaaaaaaataaaaaccaaaaaataaatagtaaaacccaagtccatttacaaaataTGCTAGTCCATTTACAAGTCCCGAAAGCCTAAACAATAAACCCTAAGGCCCAGTGGCCCAATAGCCTAAACATTTTTTCAGTAAAACAGAAACCTTAGTGCCCCCTGTGCTGCTGCCCTTGGCCACGTCAGCATGCTCGCGCCCCAAAGCCTGACGCCTCATCTGCCGCCCTTGCACCAAAACGGCGAAGGCAAGGGTCTTGCCCTGTTATTGACCCTCCACTGCCACCTACAAAGAGAAAGCAAAAAGGACAACGTAGGAACAACaaagaaacaacaacaaaaaatagtGGAAACCGCAAAAGCAACAgggaaaatgcaaaaaaataatatgtaacaTATGGCTATAAATGCCATAACcacttacaaaaaaaaatagagattttgaaatagaaatcatatacaaatattaaaatgtgattaactctcttttttacttttcctttttaagtaataaataaaaataaaaactatcaCCTGTCGTTTGGTCTTCGCGCCACCGTCGGTGTCTCCTTCGGTATGAGAGGCCGTCGAATCCTTGGAGATTCGGCCAAGGCCGCGACAGAGAACATCGGGAACCGAAAGGTGTTCTTCCTTTTTTGGGAGCTTCGGCTTTAGTTTGGTATTTTCGACTCCAAATTGGAGTTCTACACATAAGATGGGTTAAAATGGGTTTTTTAGGCAATTTTTCGGCCACGATGGAGGTCCGTTGTTCCTATGGCCGGACTTGGAGGCCTctttcaaaggaaaaaaaaatggttttcaaagtttaaaaaaaaaacgataAGCaggatgaattttttttaaaaattttggtttatatagGCTGGgttaaacgacgccgttttgaccTGTGTTTGTAAGtcccaaaacgacatcgttttgaaGTCGACCCGCGAACCCAACCCAACCCTATCAAGATCTGcgtgtttttttaaaaggggTCTACTTGCTGCTTTGGTCCTTCCACCTTTTTACTactcttcaatttagtcctactatttattattttgttattttcgccccttttgttttgttttttgtgcaatttagtccttggaCCACTGTGGACCTATTTAGGGGATGACACGTGTCCCATGGCTTGGAATAATTTCTCATTTAGTCCATGTTTCATTTCGCGCATCTCATTTTggtcttttattttgtttattttttattatttacaatttatacccctaatttcatttaaatttcaattaaatcctctGCTTATTTCATTTCAACCTTTCTACAaactgttatttatttatttattacttcttatttttttacacTTAAAAATTAGATTGTTTATACTCTTTTATTTGtgcatttttattcatttattattattgtcgttattatttttatttttattattattatttttcttgttattttattatttcttttattattttggtactttcatgtcatgtttatttatcttttaatcatgcattttccatttttatttttattttaagttaccttatttattttagtattatgttcttattattattattattattattattattattattattattattattattattaaattagtattattatagtattcttttatttatttattatatatcattctAATATTCTACCTATAAAgccattttatattattccattATCGCTATATTAtacattatgtttaaatataattgtccatttttatattatatccaaaagataaatacacattattttaaatgttacatTTGTTATTACTcaatgaagaaaattttaaaattaaggcaATATCCCGTATTTGGAGATTCGAGAAGtcatgccctaacttacggggttcaACTTTCTCCTTGAACCTAGATAACTGAACatcccttttaaaattaaaacacatgagatttaattaataatcgAATAATGAGCAAACTTGACTTTGAGGATTTGagatgttgtgtcctaacttatgggACGTGACCTTTTTGTTTACCTCGAGATAAGAAGGCCTTTTACATATGTTTTAACTtacttaagtgattttaagttaaaatatcattatacaAGGTGGGATCgtgttttaaattctcttcaaattttcaattttcaattttcgacattaagacatcgaataatcaattaggtaccaattttgggcgtcatgagggtgctaatctttcctcgtgcgtaaccgactcccgaactcatttCTTAGATTTTGTAGattgaaaattgttttaataaatcaaacattttattaaaattacgaggtgatccgatcacacctcatgaAAGTGATTTGTGACGATGccattttcgttttttaaaataaaaaatcgatttCAAAAGGGTTTCCACAATTAACACAATTAGAAACCAACCCAACCCCCTTAATAGAAATTACCTCTTGATTACTGAATATTCGGAACTCATAGTAGGTGACAAGAAAATAAACCCTCGCTTTTGATTGGAATGCTTGGGATGGTGTGTTTCAATTGGATGTTATTATGGTCTTTTATAGCTTCAGGGAGGGTAACAATGTTCCAAAAAATCAACAATGGCATCCTCCTAGTTTGTACACCttcattataaaaatactatattttataactttgaaGTCAATGatccaaaaagaataaaaacaaagtTGAAGTCTCGATTATGACTTTTCTAATTAATCACCCTTGACTCGGAATATGTCGGGACTCTCCAAcctaattacatttttttaaaatacaaatgttTATTACCATATCCATGCATATGAagcatatattttatcattaattagcCAAGTATTTTGACTCGGTTAGgtttcataaattaaatgatattgattTAAAGTACGTAAGCACAACACCAATAATTGAACTGCATTTCAACGTAACTcaaagagccattaatcaattAGCGCCACATAGAAGTAGGGACTTTGTTATATATTGTCaagtttatgtttatttatttcatggtttattttgaattttttatatcagaaaaaattaaattaaaaataattataaaaagtttaaaagtaaaaaaagaataaaccTCATCAAAAatcaagtaattttttattgaattttttcatCAAATTGAGCCTTTATCGACAATGAAATAATGCTGTGGCATGTAGCATGTATAATGAATGTTGATGTGCCTTGCTaggttaaaattataaaattattatagaaatcattatattcttataaaaatgatttaaaacgTATGCATGTAGCATGCATGCCATGGATCAGAACGAGGTAAACCAGGGCTAGCGGGATGTAGTAGAGTGCAGAGGGATGATAAGGGTGTTGTAAAGGGTTTGTTCTCAGGCCTGCTTGGTGTGATGAACTCCAACGAAGATGAGTTACAACTTACATGCTGGGAAAAATGCTCTACGCCTCTTTAGCTCTTCGCAATGGTTACATAAGATATTGTTAGTAATTCTTTCACAACTGATAAGGTATATGTGGTAATTCATACTTTTGATTCTaatcatattttttcatatgAGACTTTTGGTTATTGTGAGAAGGCGGATCAAAGGGCTAAAGtgttaaaatttccaaaagttAGATCAGTTTTTGAAATTGAGGAGCAAAGAAAAAAGGTAGAGGTAAAAAGAGTAAGAACAATTTTCCAAAACCAAAATCTTCAGGAGAAAAATTGTTAATGAATAGCTATCATATTCcgattttcaaaatcaaaagaagATATCATGGAAAGAGGCGACGGAGGCATGGAAATTTGAAATGAGGTCCAATTTGGCCCCATActtcaaagtttaaaatttttgttttattctccAAAAATTTTGATGACATTCAGTTTAGCCCCTGACttgaaaccaaattttaaaccttagttctaaaatcaaattaaaatttaacttagttCTAGTGTCATAAGACTAGACTTTCAGTCTCGTAATTCGTGCAGCCTTAGGCGATTCTATCGTTTCAAATGTGCCGAAGTCAGTCTAACTTTCACAAAGTGAGGATTCTCGCagaattcctccaaggcaccaatttatATAGCGGAAGCAACTCAAGTCAAAAGAATGTTCAAAAGAACAGAATAACTACAAAAAACAATGCATGAGAGGTGTTTGAGCAGATGCTATCAGAAAATTCTATTACTCTAAGAATTTAGGATACAATGGATGATTTACAACTGAGGGGGAGACTACCTATTTACAGTTGAGTTCCCCCAAATCCAATGGTCTAGCTAAATTTACATCGACAGACGAGATAAAGTCTATCCCTACAATTAAGGGATTTATAAGATTACataatcaaatctaatctaatcttattaaatattatactactcaatcttctaagattagtttccTTATTTACCAAGGTAGCCTAATTTCTCATATT from Gossypium raimondii isolate GPD5lz chromosome 1, ASM2569854v1, whole genome shotgun sequence harbors:
- the LOC105786315 gene encoding short chain aldehyde dehydrogenase 1 isoform X1 — its product is MGSESLVTKRLDGKVALITGGASGLGECSARVFLKHGAKVLIADIQDELGHSLCKELGTENFSYVHCDVTCESDVENAVNLAVSKYGKLDIMFNNAGLIGDGEVRVTDASTDNFKRVFDINVLGGFLGAKYAAKVMVPAKKGCILFSSSISSKISIGLPHAYKASKHGVVGLTKSLAVELGEHGIRVNCISPHATVTPLFQTTLGLLDKKKGEEMIAASAVLKGTVLEPEDFAHAALYLASDEAKFISGVNVPVDGGYNLSNQSWKMGFAALFG
- the LOC105786315 gene encoding short chain aldehyde dehydrogenase 1 isoform X3, producing the protein MDSESLVTKRLDGKVALITGGASGLGECSARVFLKHGAKVLIADIQDELGHSLCKELGTENFSYVHCDVTCESDVENAVNLAVSKYGKLDIMFNNAGLIGDGEVRVTDASTDNFKRVFDINVLGGFLGAKYAAKVMVPAKKGCILFSSSISSKISIGLPHAYKASKHGVVGLTKSLAVELGEHGIRVNCISPHATVTPLFQTTLGLLDKKKGEEMIAASAVLKGTVLEPEDFAHAALYLASDEAKFISGVNVPVDGGYNLSNQSWKMGFAALFG